The Sebastes fasciatus isolate fSebFas1 chromosome 4, fSebFas1.pri, whole genome shotgun sequence genome window below encodes:
- the LOC141766449 gene encoding uncharacterized protein LOC141766449, with protein MAKMESTYRMTDRDIKLMIQLRAANANIFTGRKNSAMRGWRAIRKEMGIQGMLSAQQLKKKWDNLKDKYRALKNPPLGMETLAQTSSWRWFHLMDEAMSGRLAGTAAIVQPSPLSEDEEAYAALPTLILPKTEAVFSDLSVVETGSLEGVEMLGDVLELSGMEACGSVEAMSRTQSPAEAVDGDQMRRSPECETQPVMIKNQTAVLYSKLLSACTFQTSRTPSSYRPTIRDDAGRGDAIREDAFREDAVREDAEDDGKLVELQREWRALEREQAEFDRELIALERDREMLNRDMATLERGRVVLERDRAAVERDRAAVERDRVVLDRDRAFLDRDRAFLDRDRVFLERAREDLERERALLRRERAVLEREGAAAVDGHQVEMTTEKEVVLQTRFYQSLMAADLDLEQLETRQRLLSLFQRLVEKL; from the exons atggcaaaaatggAGAGCACATACAGAA tgacagacagagacatCAAACTGATGATACAGCTTCGTGCCGCCAACGCCAACATCTTCACGGGAAGGAAGAACTCAGCCATGAGAGGCTGGAG gGCCATAAGGAAAGAGATGGGCATCCAGGGGATGTTGTCAGCACAGCAGCTGAAGAAGAAGTGGGACAACCTGAAAGATAAGTACCGG GCGCTGAAGAACCCTCCACTGGGCATGGAGACCCTGGCCCAGACCAGCTCGTGGCGCTGGTTCCACCTGATGGACGAGGCCATGAGCGGCCGCCTGGCTGGGACCGCCGCCATCGTCCAGCCGTCCCCTCTGAGCGAGGACGAGGAGGCCTACGCAGCCCTGCCTACGCTCATTCTTCCAAAAACAGAAGCAGTTTTTTCTGATCTGAGTGTAGTTGAAACAGGAAGTCTGGAGGGCGTCGAGATGCTCGGGGATGTCCTGGAGCTCAGCGGGATGGAAGCATGCGGGAGCGTCGAGGCGATGAGCAGAACACAATCACCCGCTGAGGCTGTTGACGGAGATCAAATGAGAAGAAGCCCCGAGTGTGAGACGCAACCTGTGATGATCAAAAACCAGACTGCCGTACTGTACTCCAAATTACTGTCTGCCTGCACCTTCCAGACCAGCAGGACGCCTTCCTCCTACAGACCCACAATCAGGGACGACGCCGGCAGGGGGGACGCCATCAGGGAGGATGCCTTCAGGGAGGACGCCGTCAGGGAGGACGCCGAGGACGACGGGAAGCTGGTTGAGCTGCAGAGAGAGTGGcgggctctggagagagagcagGCCGAGTTCGACAGAGAGCTCATAGCTTTAGAAAGAGACCGAGAGATGCTGAACAGAGACATGGCCACACTGGAGAGAGGCAGAGTGGttctagagagagacagagcggcTGTAGAACGAGACAGAGCGGCTGTGGAGAGAGACCGAGTGGTCCTGGATCGTGACCGAGCCTTTCTAGACAGAGACCGGGCGTTTTTAGACAGAGACCGGGTGTTTCtagagagagccagagaggatttagagagagagagagcgctgttGAGGAGAGAAAGGGCCGTCCTGGAGAGGGAGGGGGCGGCGGCGGTGGACGGACATCAGGTCGAGATGACCACAGAGAAGGAGGTCGTGCTCCAGACCAGGTTCTACCAGAGTCTGATGGCTGCAGATCTGGATCTAGAGCAGCTGGAGACCAGACAGAGACTGCTGTCTTTGTTCCAGAGGCTGGTTGAGAAGCTGTGA
- the kcnj11l gene encoding potassium inwardly rectifying channel subfamily J member 11, like, producing MLARKGLLPDGFLLTRLAEDQNQPNRSRSRSHRARFITKTGSCNVAHKNIREQGRFLMDVFTTMVDLKWQHSFLIFTSAFLCSWMLFAMIWWLLAFAHGDLEPRDPDGEPGPVPCVTAIHSFTSAFLFSIEVQVTIGFGGRMVTEECPLAITVLIIQNILGLIINAVMLGCVFMKTAQANRRAETLIFSRNAVIASRNGRPTFMFRIGDLRKSMIISATVQLQVIRRTVTAEGEVIPVCQLDIQVENPLRSNGIFLVSPLIISHTMERGSPLYELSAQSLASEDLEIIVVLEGVVETTGITMQARTSYTPEEILWGRRFVSIMTEEDGRYCVDYSKFGNTVPVRMSSLSAKELDQTRGVQEGSSSDPVNLQGWGLVRAGRGGFRRGGGRACDGTSAPEPWYTQSEKPEREVEQRGQKKKVQLEVIGRQIEEDVLGEMSD from the exons ATGTTGGCCAGGAAGGGCCTCCTGCCGGACGGTTTCCTGCTGACCCGTCTGGcggaggaccagaaccagccgAACCGCAGCCGCTCCAGATCCCACAGAGCCCGCTTCATCACTAAGACCGGATCCTGCAATGTGGCTCACAAGAACATCAGGGAGCAG GGTCGCTTCCTGATGGATGTTTTCACCACCATGGTGGACCTGAAGTGGCAGCACTCCTTCCTCATCTTCACCTCGGCCTTCCTCTGCTCTTGGATGCTGTTCGCTATGATCTGGTGGCTCTTGGCCTTCGCTCACGGAGACCTGGAGCCCCGCGACCCTGACGGCGAGCCGGGCCCCGTGCCCTGCGTCACCGCCATCCACTCCTTCACTTCGGCCTTCCTCTTCTCCATCGAAGTCCAG GTGACCATCGGTTTTGGAGGCAGGATGGTGACGGAGGAGTGTCCTCTGGCCATCACCGTGCTGATCATCCAGAATATTCTGGGGCTGATCATCAACGCCGTGATGCTCGGCTGCGTGTTCATGAAGACGGCGCAGGCCAACCGCCGAGCAGAGACACTTATCTTCTCCAGAAACGCCGTCATCGCTTCTCGAAACGGCCGGCCGACCTTCATGTTCAGAATTGGAGACCTGAGGAAGAGTATGATCATCTCTGCCACCGTCCAGCTGCAG GTCATCCGGCGGACGGTGACAGCAGAGGGCGAAGTGATCCCGGTGTGCCAGCTGGACATCCAGGTGGAGAACCCTCTGAGGAGTAACGGCATCTTCCTGGTTTCCCCTCTGATCATCAGCCACACCATGGAGAGAGGGAGTCCCCTGTACGAGCTGTCCGCCCAGTCGCTGGCCTCCGAGGACCTGGAGATCATCGTCGTCCTGGAAG GTGTGGTGGAAACAACTGGGATCACCATGCAGGCCCGGACCTCCTACACTCCTGAGGAGATCCTGTGGGGGAGGCGCTTCGTCTCCATCATGACGGAGGAGGACGGCCGTTACTGCGTCGACTACTCAAAGTTCGGCAACACGGTACCCGTCAGGATGTCGTCTCTCAGCGCCAAGGAGCTGGACCAGACCAGGGGCGTCCAGGAGGGCAGCTCCTCCGACCCCGTCAACCTGCAGGGCTGGGGGCTGGTCCGAGCCGGCAGGGGGGGCTTCCGCAGAGGAGGAGGCCGGGCCTGCGATGGCACCTCCGCCCCTGAGCCCTGGTACACCCAATCAGAGAAGCCGGAGAGAGAAGTGGAGCAGAGAGGGCAGAAGAAGAAGGTGCAGCTGGAGGTGATTGGACGACAGATTGAAGAGGACGTACTTGGAGAGATGAGCGACTGA
- the LOC141766894 gene encoding CD59 glycoprotein-like — protein MESGPCQDPSNKRWPSDCRCYNCSDYTGRCQNVQKCTYEEDSCLSLTERDGKIIRQCFRFTDCDRSVLSQIFTDIYSHSSCCSGDLCNSDDYDDFRDVSNTAPPFLALILTVAGSLLSVWWFWD, from the exons CGTTGGCCAAGTGATTGTCGCTGCTACAACTGCTCTGATTACACGGGACGCTGTCAGAACGTGCAAAAGTGCACGTATGAAGAAGACTCCTGTTTATCTCTGACTGAGAGAG ATGGGAAGATCATCCGTCAGTGTTTCAGGTTCACGGACTGCGACAGATCTGTTCTCTCCCAGATATTTACGGACATCTACTCCcacagcagctgctgcagcggcGACTTGTGCAACTCTGACGACTACGACGACTTTCGAGATGTATCTAACACGGCCCCGCCGTTCCTGGCTCTGATTCTGACTGTGGCGGGGTCCCTGCTGAGTGTTTGGTGGTTCTGGGACTAA